The proteins below are encoded in one region of Myxocyprinus asiaticus isolate MX2 ecotype Aquarium Trade chromosome 13, UBuf_Myxa_2, whole genome shotgun sequence:
- the LOC127450269 gene encoding calponin-1-like isoform X1 produces the protein MSTHFKSGPAFGLSAEVKSKLAHKYDPQKEEELRMWIHEVTGRKLPKNFMEGLKDGVVLCELINTLQPGSVKKISNSPQNWHQLENISNFVRAIQEYGLKPHDIFEANDLFENINHTQVQCTLITLAGMAKSKGFLCKYDFGVKYAEKQLRKFAPEKLKEGRNIIGLQMGTNKFASQKGMTSYGTHRHLYDPKTGMENPLDQSTISLQMGTNKGANQSGMTAPGTKRQIFDKKLDMEMCDTSVVSLQMGTNKMASQTGMTVYGLPRQVYDRKYCSSPNDYIDNGQDSEMDGYQYSD, from the exons CTGGCCCATAAGTATGACCCTCAAAAGGAGGAAGAGCTAAGAATGTGGATCCATGAGGTCACAGGCCGTAAACTCCCAAAGAACTTCATGGAGGGACTGAAAGATGGAGTCGTCCTCTGCGA GCTTATCAACACCCTTCAGCCTGGCTCTGTGAAAAAGATCAGCAACTCTCCTCAAAACTGGCATCAG CTGGAAAACATTAGTAATTTTGTCCGAGCCATTCAAGAGTACGGACTGAAGCCACATGATATATTTGAGGCCAATGACCTGTTTGAGAACATCAACCACACTCAGGTCCAGTGCACACTTATTACGCTGGCTGGGATG GCTAAATCTAAAGGTTTTCTCTGTAAATACGACTTTGGAGTGAAATATGCTGAGAAACAACTGCGAAAATTTGCCCCCGAGAAACTAAAGGAAGGACGCAACATAATTGGCCTGCAG ATGGGAACCAATAAGTTTGCCAGTCAAAAGGGCATGACATCATATGGCACACATCGACACCTCTATGATCCCAAGACGGGGATGGAAAATCCTCTGGACCAATCAACAATCAGCCTGCAGATGGGCACCAACAAAGGAGCCAATCAG TCCGGCATGACGGCTCCAGGCACCAAGCGGCAGATCTTCGATAAGAAGCTGGACATGGAGATGTGTGACACCTCTGTTGTCTCACTGCAAATGGGCACCAACAAGATGGCGTCCCAGACTGGCATGACGGTGTATGGGCTGCCCCGCCAGGTGTACGACAGGAAGTACTGCTCCAGTCCTAATGACTACATCGACAACGGGCAGGACTCAGAGATGGATGGATATCAGTATTCCGACTAA
- the LOC127450269 gene encoding calponin-1-like isoform X2 has product MWIHEVTGRKLPKNFMEGLKDGVVLCELINTLQPGSVKKISNSPQNWHQLENISNFVRAIQEYGLKPHDIFEANDLFENINHTQVQCTLITLAGMAKSKGFLCKYDFGVKYAEKQLRKFAPEKLKEGRNIIGLQMGTNKFASQKGMTSYGTHRHLYDPKTGMENPLDQSTISLQMGTNKGANQSGMTAPGTKRQIFDKKLDMEMCDTSVVSLQMGTNKMASQTGMTVYGLPRQVYDRKYCSSPNDYIDNGQDSEMDGYQYSD; this is encoded by the exons ATGTGGATCCATGAGGTCACAGGCCGTAAACTCCCAAAGAACTTCATGGAGGGACTGAAAGATGGAGTCGTCCTCTGCGA GCTTATCAACACCCTTCAGCCTGGCTCTGTGAAAAAGATCAGCAACTCTCCTCAAAACTGGCATCAG CTGGAAAACATTAGTAATTTTGTCCGAGCCATTCAAGAGTACGGACTGAAGCCACATGATATATTTGAGGCCAATGACCTGTTTGAGAACATCAACCACACTCAGGTCCAGTGCACACTTATTACGCTGGCTGGGATG GCTAAATCTAAAGGTTTTCTCTGTAAATACGACTTTGGAGTGAAATATGCTGAGAAACAACTGCGAAAATTTGCCCCCGAGAAACTAAAGGAAGGACGCAACATAATTGGCCTGCAG ATGGGAACCAATAAGTTTGCCAGTCAAAAGGGCATGACATCATATGGCACACATCGACACCTCTATGATCCCAAGACGGGGATGGAAAATCCTCTGGACCAATCAACAATCAGCCTGCAGATGGGCACCAACAAAGGAGCCAATCAG TCCGGCATGACGGCTCCAGGCACCAAGCGGCAGATCTTCGATAAGAAGCTGGACATGGAGATGTGTGACACCTCTGTTGTCTCACTGCAAATGGGCACCAACAAGATGGCGTCCCAGACTGGCATGACGGTGTATGGGCTGCCCCGCCAGGTGTACGACAGGAAGTACTGCTCCAGTCCTAATGACTACATCGACAACGGGCAGGACTCAGAGATGGATGGATATCAGTATTCCGACTAA
- the LOC127450289 gene encoding transcription elongation factor 1 homolog has translation MGRRKSKRKPPPKKKMTGNLDTQFTCPFCNHEKSCDVKMERSRNTGIISCTVCLEEFQTPITYLSEPVDVYSDWIDACEAANQ, from the exons ATGGGTCGCAGAAAGTCGAAGAGAAAGCCTCCTCCCAAGAAGAAGATGACAGGAAACCTGGACACCCAGTTTACCTGCCCCTTCTGTAACCACGAGAAATCATGTGATGTTAAGAT GGAAAGAAGTCGAAATACCGGGATAATATCATGTACTGTGTGTCTAGAAGAATTCCAGACACCTATAACCT ATCTCTCAGAGCCCGTGGATGTGTACAGTGATTGGATAGACGCCTGTGAAGCAGCCAATCAGTAG
- the LOC127450284 gene encoding transmembrane protein 205 isoform X1 — MDKRRKFIMATEGDPTDFVKVLHLLVISFTWGMQVWVSFIAGFVLISQVSMHTFGLVQSKLFPFYFYCLLGGNAVNLAIYAVYHPRELLDWHEGIQMTLFFVAVIMAGLNTQWFGPSATESLLVMQEIEKEHGLGGQVGMSSNKEGYAKLREQDPKYKEHRSTFYRYHGLSNLCNLIGFFSTTTNLIYLALHLGTI; from the exons atGGACAAAAGGAGG AAGTTCATTATGGCTACGGAGGGGGACCCAACTGACTTCGTTAAAGTGCTTCATCTTTTAGTGATTTCATTCACTTGGGGAATGCAGGTTTGGGTGTCTTTCATAGCAG GTTTTGTGCTGATATCTCAGGTATCCATGCACACCTTTGGTCTTGTGCAAAGCAAGTTGTTTCCATTTTATTTCTACTGTCTACTGGGCGGGAATGCAGTCAACCTGGCCATATATGCAGTGTACCACCCCAGAGAACTGCTGGACTGGCATGAGGGCATACAG ATGACTCTGTTCTTTGTGGCGGTGATCATGGCCGGTTTGAACACACAGTGGTTCGGTCCATCGGCCACAGAGAGCTTGCTGGTCATGCAAGAGATCGAGAAGGAACACGGTCTGGGAGGTCAGGTGGGCATGAGCTCCAATAAGGAAGGATACGCCAAACTCCGCGAGCAGGATCCAAAATACAAGGAACACAGAAGCACTTTCTACCGCTATCATGGTCTGTCCAACCTCTGCAACCTCATAGGATTTTTCTCCACTACCACAAATCTAATTTATCTGGCTCTCCATCTGGGAACTATATGA
- the LOC127450284 gene encoding transmembrane protein 205 isoform X2, with amino-acid sequence MATEGDPTDFVKVLHLLVISFTWGMQVWVSFIAGFVLISQVSMHTFGLVQSKLFPFYFYCLLGGNAVNLAIYAVYHPRELLDWHEGIQMTLFFVAVIMAGLNTQWFGPSATESLLVMQEIEKEHGLGGQVGMSSNKEGYAKLREQDPKYKEHRSTFYRYHGLSNLCNLIGFFSTTTNLIYLALHLGTI; translated from the exons ATGGCTACGGAGGGGGACCCAACTGACTTCGTTAAAGTGCTTCATCTTTTAGTGATTTCATTCACTTGGGGAATGCAGGTTTGGGTGTCTTTCATAGCAG GTTTTGTGCTGATATCTCAGGTATCCATGCACACCTTTGGTCTTGTGCAAAGCAAGTTGTTTCCATTTTATTTCTACTGTCTACTGGGCGGGAATGCAGTCAACCTGGCCATATATGCAGTGTACCACCCCAGAGAACTGCTGGACTGGCATGAGGGCATACAG ATGACTCTGTTCTTTGTGGCGGTGATCATGGCCGGTTTGAACACACAGTGGTTCGGTCCATCGGCCACAGAGAGCTTGCTGGTCATGCAAGAGATCGAGAAGGAACACGGTCTGGGAGGTCAGGTGGGCATGAGCTCCAATAAGGAAGGATACGCCAAACTCCGCGAGCAGGATCCAAAATACAAGGAACACAGAAGCACTTTCTACCGCTATCATGGTCTGTCCAACCTCTGCAACCTCATAGGATTTTTCTCCACTACCACAAATCTAATTTATCTGGCTCTCCATCTGGGAACTATATGA
- the LOC127450280 gene encoding ras-related protein Rab-3D-like gives MIARVKMASVTDSHLQLSQKDAADQNFDYMFKLLIIGNSSVGKTSFLFRYADDSFTSAFVSTVGIDFKVKTVFRNNKRIKLQIWDTAGQERYRTITTAYYRGAMGFLLMYDITNQDSFNAVQDWATQIKTYSWDNAQVILVGNKCDLEDERLIPTENSQSLADELGFQCFEASAKDNINVKQVFERLVDVICEKMNESMDGDGGPLSNHKDSSVQDKSPEEHSGCGC, from the exons ATGATCGCCCGTGTGAAG ATGGCATCAGTGACCGACTCGCATTTGCAGCTGTCACAGAAAGACGCGGCTGACCAGAACTTCGACTACATGTTCAAACTCCTCATCATCGGCAACAGCAGCGTCGGTAAAACCAGCTTCCTATTTCGGTACGCGGACGATTCCTTCACGTCAGCCTTCGTCAGCACAGTTGGCATCGACTTTAAGGTTAAAACAGTTTTTCGCAACAACAAGAGGATCAAACTGCAAATCTGG GACACAGCCGGACAAGAGCGATACAGAACCATCACTACAGCTTACTACAGAGGGGCCATGGGCTTCCTGCTAATGTATGACATCACCAATCAGGACTCATTCAACGCCGTCCAGGACTG GGCCACTCAGATTAAGACGTACTCGTGGGATAATGCACAGGTGATTTTGGTGGGCAACAAGTGTGACCTGGAGGACGAAAGACTCATTCCGACAGAAAACAGCCAGAGTCTAGCTGATGAACTCg GTTTCCAATGTTTTGAGGCCAGCGCCAAAGACAACATCAACGTGAAGCAGGTTTTTGAGCGTCTGGTGGACGTGATCTGTGAGAAGATGAATGAAAGTATGGACGGAGACGGTGGTCCATTGTCCAACCATAAAGACTCCAGTGTGCAGGACAAGTCTCCTGAGGAACACAGTGGCTGTGGCTGctga